In Centropristis striata isolate RG_2023a ecotype Rhode Island chromosome 8, C.striata_1.0, whole genome shotgun sequence, the genomic window aatgaccagcTGTATTACGGTAATGACATGGCAAGCACCCAGGGATCAGACTTATCAGTCCGCCTGTAGCGGTGTCACACCATAAAATGCTTACATGTTCAAGGCCTACAGAGCATTTACAGCAGGTACTTTTCCTCCTGTTTGCTCTGCAAACACAGAACCTTATCAGCTGATGAGGGGAATGCACAAATATTTCACCTCCGcacctccacttcctcctcatCTCTTCTTGTTACATGCAGGGGTTACATAATTAATACGCTGGATTCAGGTCAGAGTTGGAGCTGATTCCCATTTTCGTCATGTAACTTATAGCCTTTAGTGACATCTTTGGGACCAGACTAACCTGCGGTGACCCTCGCAGGTGAAAGGCAGAgtaaattttgtgttttaggGCCCTGGCATTGTAGTTCTTCTGGGTCCTTCCCTGTTTCTGGGACAAAACATGTGGTTTTGTGCTCTCACGTGCTTGAATCAGGAAACATTTTTCTTCCCCTCCCCAAGCTTGTCTTAGAAGCTCATAAAAGCACAGGACTTCCTGCGGTCATTTAATGACATGGCACACATTGTCATCAGCTGAGTCACATAAACACTCCCTGACATGCCAGCTAAAGAACTTATGCCTATTTTATCATTAGCTTTCAATTCCTTctgagttaaatgttttttatgcaccTGAGAAACTGTCAAGAAAATTTAAATCATATGTACAGAGCCAAGGAAGAAGACGATAATATCAGGAGTCTGGATTATTTAAGGGTTATAAAACATATGCTTGAAGCAACATGCTCCCTACACATATTTCCAATTTTATATGGGAAATTTGCTAAATAAGGTATAAGTAGTCAGCAGTTTGAATGACCTAGTGTATCGCCTCACACTGTAGATTTCCCTGTCATTTGTTCTGTGACGCCCTCAACTGGTTACAAGCAGAACTTCCTGCTCTGCAAACCACAACTTCCTGCAGTTTTTACTGGCACTCATACTGAAAAAGAAGCAcaacaaataaatcattttttgtgtgttttcattttaaatcaaagaaagaccaaataaacaacaattttaGCATGAGCACAACAGGAACTACAAGAAACATTTTAACAAGAGCATGAAATTAGACCAGAACATGTGAGTCACAAATTACAAATTACCGGGGATTTAACCAGCTGAAAGATATTTCCCTATAAAAGCATAAAGGTCAACTTGTTGTTTTCTGATAGTCTGCTTCTCGTTGAGGAATGTTTACAGTAATTGCGGGTTCATAATTGGAggaaatgttatgttatgttacttaaagcaataaaatagtCTATTAAAATGCCATACTTAGGCAAAATCAGCTAGTTTATTAAAGGGAGAGTTCACCCCAAattaaaaagttacatatttttcctcttacctgtggtGCTGTTTATCAATCGAGATTGTTTTCGTGTGAGTTGCCAAATGTTTGGAGATATTAGCTTAGATGTCTGTCTGCTCTGGTATAAAATGGAACTAAATGGTACTTAGCTTGTggtgaataaatacaaaactcaacagcaatgtctctttccagaaatcctGGCCCAGTtgctcaagataatccacagaccttgttgtgagcagtaaCATGTAGCTTCCATGTAATGAGTCCCAGCGACTCAAATTTAATATCAAAATGTATCACTACACGTTCTATGCACTCACCTCTTGAAATCAAATTTCAGTGCTCTCACTGATTTTTAGAGCTTCTTTAATGAGAAtaaccatgattttttttttcaatagtagttttataatacattacGGTAATTGTGTTTGGATCCAGTAGTATCAGAAGTgcagaaaaggaaaaatgcagcaaatggtgcagtgacaaaaaaaaataaagagggcaaaaatgtaaattttaaaatatgtgcACCTGCATGcattcagataaaaaaaatatttatattctaaACTATTTCGGACTATTTCCTAgcaagagacattgctgttaagttcttaaaatgttttttttttaatggcactCTGAGCACAAGCTGAGTGCTTTATATTCCTGAAGAAGACAGACATCTTTATGATCAACATTTCTGGTACAACAAAACAATCTCTACAGGTAAgagaataaaatatgtatttttgacttTGTGGTGAACTGCCTCTTTAAGAGTTAATATTAAGGTACAGTATTATGGCACAGTCACACAAATGCGAATGCAGGTGAGTGTCACTATCACCTGTTGAGGCCATATTTGTGTTGATATTTAGCAGTACACAATGTGTCACACACCAATATCAATGTACTGGCTTTGTCCATTTGACACCCAAGTGGgttcaaccacacacacacacacacacacacacacacttctttgcTATCAACTGAGTTCACCAAAGTTGCATTCAATGCAATGTGAATATGCTTCGCCATcggaagaaaatgttttattcacccTGTCGCTTGTATGAAATGGAAGATAACAGAAAAGCAAATATTCACCAATGTTAAATACTCAGATCCACAGAGACTTGGAGACAACTCGGCTGCTTTCACAACAGTATGTATTGGGTTATTAATAGTTGCTATGATACCCACATCCTCTCTCCCCACTTCTTTGTCAGAGCCTCCTGTGATTTAGGCCACTATATAAACCCTACTGGGCCAGCCCTCTGTCCCAGTATTGTATTGTTGCGGAGCACAGGCCACGGTGTTTGGCTGCTCCAGCTGAGAAGAGAGCACCTACTGGGCTTTTCCCATGATGATGAGAGCCGCTCTGCTCGGCCCAGTCAGCAGGCAGTGGATAAGGGCCCCGAGCTGCTCCCACCTCCACTCTCTCCCCTTCCCTGAGGCCCCACGAgcctcccctcctccttcccctccctccctcctcctcctttaagTTCCCTCAAGTCATGATCTGGCCCGTAAATTAGTACCGGGAGAAAAATAGGTTCTGTAAGATGAAACTGGGTTTCTGTGTGTATCAGCACACGACTCAGGGGAGACAAGAGAGAAGAAGCAGGCAGTAAATCCATTGGAGTCCACTGATAGCGCCTGTTTGCACAGCCACTGCCGCTTCCTTTGATCAAATGGCTGGGGGAGCGGGGGGTCGTGTGGCGCTGCCGAAGGTCAGCTATATATTACACTCCTAAAAGTGATTACTGAAATTCTTAAGTGAAACCATTCTGCTGCCAGGGTGTGCTCTAATCCCCTGCAGCGTTGTCTGGGCCGGGTCTGGGGCTGGGGCCTCTCTGTGGATCTGTGCGCCCAGCACTCCTTTTCCCCTTCCCCACTTGTGTTTTCTATCATCAGAGCAGGCCTAAAAAAGAGCCCCTACATGGAAACATGGCCTATCCAGTTGCAATATCAACTGCTGGGGCTcggaagaaagacagagagagagggagagagagagagagaggggaaaggtAGTGTCAGGAAACAGAAATATGCACACACTTCAAAGGCTGGGGCAGCAAATTAAGGGTTAGGCATTGGACACGACAGTAAGTGGCCTTTACATCAGAAACAGGGTAAACAATGTCTGGATTGTGTTTCGCTTCTTTCCTCTGTGTTGTTGCATAGAGACCCCCCGGCTCTCCATCTGCACACTGGCTGTGCTGTAGGTAGAGCACTAAAACAGCTCAAtgagggtttatttatttttttatttattatatatccAGTGAATCATGTTCATCAATTGAGCCATGATGAAATGTTTCGTATCTGTGCCACCTATGTGTATAAAACGAGTGGAAAGTATGAGACTTTTTCGCGGAATGAATGCATATAAGAgagtttaatataataaaacctCTGTTGAAATTCCACAATTTATGACTGGTAGCTAATCCTTACCACAATGTTACACTGTATCAAATCAATTACAAGCACTTACAAAACAGAAGTGCTTTAAAGCGTGATACAAACAAGCTTcaggagagagtgtgtgagcgtgtgtttCTACTGCAGCAGCATCACAGTTGAGACTGAGCCAGCCAACATGATCTAAACAAGAATTATGTGAAGTCATGCTCTATGAAACTTTATACACATTTGCTGATCATTACCTAAGATTGCTTTGTGTTAACTTTGGCAGGCCTGCTCCTGGCTCTTGGTTTGAAAAAGGGATGATGTATTTcctcttatttattatttgcgCTGGGCTACCGAGAGGgaaagggagggaaaaaaaagagtgtgaGCGGTATGCCTGTGACCGGTGCATCGATGCCAGAAATAACAGAGTGAAACTTGCTCCTCAGCCTCATTAGTGTGTAGAAAACAGTTCCCATGAGACACAACACagtgtaaatacatttaaaactctTTACACTGCAGGATGCTTAACGCCAACTTCTCCCtatttctgcttcttttttcctccttaaaATGAGAATGTAAACGGCATCGAGTGCTGCAAGTGTGTAGGCTTCAAAAGAGTTGCAACCCCATGTTGCACGTCTCATAAATTCTAGTGAGGGAATTCAAAGAGAAATTTATCGAGCATGGCATTCACACATGTTGACAGTAAAGAGGGCCAACTGCACACCGGGTCTTGGGAATTTGTAGCAGCACATGGCCCCTTTTTCTGCTTTGAAACACCCTCTTTGACCCTTTGTCTGCTTATGCAATGTCTTTGCCCTTTCCATTATGAAAAAAGATAGGAAAATTTATATGAGACACAAAAGCCCATAGCAGTGTCCTATAAATAAGAAACGTCAGATATGCTGTTGTAAACATGAAGAGATTTATCTGTCCATGTGACATGACCAGAGCTTGCAGAAACAATATTTCATGGACACTTCGTAGACCATTACCCCCTGAAGCAGGTGCACTGTTATCCCAAATAAGGCAATGCACTACAACATCATCATTTCCCAACATGTTTATAATATGAACACGTCCCTGCCATCTGTTTCCACCCAGTGCTGCCTTTTCTTCAGTTGTTTGTACAGTAAGGGAGGTGTTTATGGTCTTTGGATGTTGCCAATTTCACTAGAGAGAGGACTGCGGAGCACCTTTGGGACTCAGCGTACAGGACCACGCTTTTGGCTCCGTTGCCTATTGACACAGCTGCTATCATGCTGAAATGATCCGATTCCAGGGGTGGTGAACATATCTGCGCACACTTACCTACATGCACTCAGAAAGCACATGGAGACACACATCACATGTTTGTCTTTTCCTTTTAAATGTCATTAAGTGCTGCTCAGACACAGCTTGATATTGACTTTGGTGGAATAAGGCCGCTCTCACCCTTTGTTGTTGCTTGACTTATGGTGGTTCATTCAGAGGCTGCCTCACAGGATGCTGCAAAGTGTATGCTTCCTTACtatcagctgctgctgtgatCACAACAGGTCTCATTTAAAGgtcccataaaaaaaaaaaaaaagattttcatgtctttttttattataaagctGGTCAAGGTGCTGAATAAAAACTATGAAAGCATCAAAATGCTGAATCTActgagaaatgcacacagcccaTAATCAGAgactgtgcctttaaatgagcCACCAGGAtttctgtaaggttgtgatgaCAAAACTATAAGTACAGCTTCAGTGCCATTACGGTCATTTCCTGGCTGCAATGACAGTGCAGAGACCAAAAGCCCAGGAACAGACCTCGGCTTTGAAGCTGATTTGTCTGGGTGGCCAAACCATGAAATTACAACTAACGTGTCTCTCAATATGATCATATCAGGGCGTAAAAATACTTTCCCCCATAGACTTACATTGTGAACGAGTCATCTGGAAATTTTTGCTTAGCATCAAAACCCCTGCAAAACACTTGTTTCAGATCAATTTGGTCTGAACATTTGAAAATTCGATTAAAGTTATGCGATTGAATAACTTTCAAGTTAGCAGAGGGCTAAACCATAAATAGCCAGCTTGGTCAACAGAAGTCTCTGGAAGTCTTATGGGCCCCAGTGCTGGGAAGTTCTGTAAAATATCTGGGTCATTTTATACACAGAAGTTGCACTTTTCTGGCTTCATGCACCAAGAAGCAGCTATCCATGCTGAGTCCCCTGATTATGAATCCCACTCCTTTTATTGAAAAGACCCACCCTGTGTAGCAGCTCGATTGGTTAAGGTAAGGCATTGCCCTCAAGAAACCTAAGCAAGGATAGCCTCTTGGGCCAGAGATAGGACCAGAATAATTCTGGTACCAGTACCTTGTGAGAGCATTTACATCTGGCTAATCTCACTTAAATGCTACGTAGACGAGCCTTTCCATGAAAAGGAGTGGGATTCATAATAATGTGGCAGAAATGGCAAGAGCACAGATCAAGGGGGTCAACTGACATATATCATATAATTGGGGTACAACACATGCCTGGTGTAACTAGTTTCACTGGACAGTTATAGTGAATGATGCTAGAAATAAAGTGATGATTTTATATTAGGTGCTCACCTGACAGAACCAAGATGTTCAGTGATAGTGCACCATCTATTGAGCCTTTCGGCAAGTGTAGTCCAGATTTTACTGCATATGTGTTGTACCCCAATTATAATGATGCCATTTTGGAACAGGACTTCACCTCTTTTTAGCCTCCttgttgaagaagaagaaacactgattaatcagagcagactgggttTTTTCAGGAGACAGGTGCTAAAATAgagcatttcagacagagggagaatacaggtatatacagacacagcatgagaaaaataatgttcaaCAACTCGATTCAAAAGTCCGGattctgtgtaaaatgtaaataaataaaaataaaatattttggttatttaccaaaaacaaaagtttatcattttgtagattaaatatctttttgTAGAGTAAATaacagttttcaattaaaaatatgtccaaaaggattagcaaattatcgcattctgttttatttatgttttaggcaGTCTCacaacttctttggaattggggttgtagtaaaaacccaaaacacaagaaactaaaaatgagcagaatatgtcccctttaattaAATCTCTACCGGCTACATCCAAGATGTACAAGCCTGAGTGAATGAATAGGAGAAtgggattttttaaatcatgttttccttttatttggacaacttttctagtttttttcttttatgatgTGCAGAGTCATCTGGTTACTGTACAGCTCCTTGGCAGAGCTGCGTAGGTCCTGAGTGATGGAGAAAAGCTGAGAACGGAGAGTgagaaagtaaataaaaatctgtATGATAATAAATTGCATCACTGGTAATTCTATCCAGTGCCGCTCTACAGTGCGCTGTAGTGCGCAGAACCCCCTTTATATGCAGGGGCCCGGGGAGATCTGCTGATAACATGGGGATTGATGTAGGCCATTAAAGGAGCGTGTGTGCTGGACTGGAGGGGTGCGTTACATTTGGCCCCCACGACAGCACTGTATATCAGCATGTTGTCACCTGGGCTGATGTCACAGCAGGTCCTTCGGCTAAGAAAACACTCTCTCTGTCTTGGGTGGGTGACGGCGCAGTCTCACTCACTACCCACTAATGTGCTACTCGTGCCGAGGGGTGCGTTGTTTTGGGTTCATGGCCTCTCCAAGCGTAATCCATAACCAATTAGGCATTGTGCGTGTGTAACTATAGAGACctttcaacaaaacaaaatgatgtgGTTCAgcatgtggaaggaaaaaagtgaaacaaagccaGCTTCAGGACCAAACATTCCTGTAATAGTGCTGCTTTTATTGACTCGATGTGGAGGTTATGAAGCTGCACGACAACATCAAAACAGTTTAATTCAGACAATCAGGACATTTGGACAGCTCATGGCCTGGCTTTTTCGACCTCAACATGGGGTGAGGAACTTGTGTTTTTCCCTCTCAGCCTAGTGTCTCTCACTACAACACTTGAGTGCACTTGTTCATTTCAGACACAACGCACCAAGGACCTTGAAACAATCTGACAACCATTTGGTGAAGGCAGTTCGTCCCCCGGTGCATCCACCTCTCCCTGTGAACAGGGTCGCTCCTGTTTATCTTTTCATGATCTCTTTCTTACCACCGCCCTCTCCCCCCTCTGCTGGGAACATTGTGTTATTCTGGGATGtgaaagcagcagcaggctTGTCATTACAGGTTCTTTGGATTTACAGTAAGTCCATTTAATCAAAGGACAATGTTAACTCCCAGCACCAGCTGTGTGTGATTCATGGGGAATATGGTCAATAGCAATTTTTCTTCTTGGCCATCTTTGAAGAATCAGAAGCATGCTCCATGAAGTGAGTTCACCAAATAAGTATCTGACTTATTCAGTTCATATACAGTTACCATAGTAACTGAGCTAGATCCGTGTTGAATTTACATTACAGAATAAAAATCAACTGCAAatgagttgtttttgttgtaagcCTGCATGCTATGTTGATACCTCGAATAACACTATACACATAAAACTGGCTCCTCATTTACATGTGCAAGGCAATAGAAAAGGACCATTTGATCACATGCACAGCAAAGTCATTCTTATACTTATTCTACAAGAGATAATTCAGTGtgaattcaattaaacaaagaCTGTTTCACAATGACAGCATCCCAGCATTTTTGGATTCAGGGTTGTAATATTGTTTCCTGTGTGTTGTGAGCAAATGAAGACAACACAGTCCcataatgcacattttaaagaGAGAGAGTAATATTATTTCTAAGCATTTACTTCATGGGTTGCATCTTTATGGTACAAAACACAACCAACAACTATATATCTGTGCAGTATCAACTTAGAGAATTCAATAAAATTCATTAATAACAAGAACTGCTACAAATGTttcaaagggacagttcacctcaAAAGCTACATTTCATATTCTCTTCTGAcatgtagtgctatttattagTCTAGATTAGTCTAGTCCAGAGTGTTGGAGACATCAGGTGTAGAAGTGTCTGCCTTCTCTAAAGAGTAATGGAACTCATTGATTAACTATAATATTCTACATCAATTATACCTTACCCCAGAAAAATTACATTCATTCAAATCTAACCTGTCGGAAATGTGCTTCAGATGTGATGCTGAAGTTGGTTCCTTTTTGCACTGTACCTGGCTGTGTATGAAAGTTAGACCCTTCTGGCATGATATCTGTTGCACTTTAACCAAGATCACAGGAATAAATGTTCCAGTGGACCCTGAACTTTGTTTATTGGGGAACTTTACAAGAATTAGCCGCTCTTTGAACAATGCACAGCTCAAATTTATTGAAGTTGCTCTATGTGTGGCTAAGAAGTGCATTGCAGCATCATGGAAATCTGACTCCCCTCTTCTTATTGATAGGTGGTCTGTTGAGATGAATAGTTGtccctctggaaaaaaaacacctattgTCTCAGAAAACGATATAACACCTTTCTGAAAATTTGGCAGCCATATTTAGACCATATCGGTACATCTCTTACACCAAGTGCTTAATGTTATCGTTTGTATTGACCTTGAAcactgacttttttgttttgttttgttagatTGGGGGGCTTTGTTATGTCTCTATACTGTTGGTATATGTTTATATGCTTATATTTGTACACATTAAtgtataaaactgaaaataaaatatttcaaaaaagaGTAATGGAACTCTATGGAATTAGGCTGGTGGTGCCCAAAATgcgaaaatataaaaaaaaaaaaaaatatatatatatatatattatatatatatatatatatatatatatatatatatatatatatatatatatatatatatattatatatatacttatatatatatttaaaaaaatatgaaaaaaatatatagagaaaAATTAATGTCtatttccagaaatcatgacccggtTACTCAAGACAAACAGCAGACCTTGCTGTGAGCAGTTTCCTGTAAGTTTACTTTctatcaaaataaaactgcTCACACCAAGAGCTGTCAAAGTTGACATGAcaacacacatttgttttaacaCCACCAATTAATTTGAGTCATGAACATAGGTTGAGGTATGATAACACTTTGCCCAAGTCAGATGACAACTGCTCAGCTACAGAGTCCAGTCAGATGGCTCCGTCGACAAGAACAAAGTGATTTGTAGTTACTGTCAGTGTACCACTCGCATCTAATCATAAATACAACTTGCTAGCCAAACACACTGCTTACAGTGCAGACAGTCTTGTTAGCACAGATACCAACAGGTAGCTTGCAGTGCTTGCCGCCAATTAACATTGTGGAGGAAAAGAAAATGATCTACTATGTTACGTTGTTAAGTGATTTCCAATAATAAATctacatacatttaaataaaacaagcatATTTATGGATTCCCATCTTGATAAGAGTATGAAATACtatactaataaataataaatacttaaaaatcTAACCATATGGTATATTTTGAACAATTAAATATGGACAATCATGTGATTAATCATGattaatcaacattttaaataaattgacaGCCCTAGTTCCGTTATATGGGAGAGAAGGCAGACGTCTCTATATCACCAACACTCTGCCACTCACACTAAAACCATCTAAAttgataaaatatgtaaaataaaatacatatttttgattttaggGTGAACAGTCCCTATAATTAAGAAACTGAActccaaacaggaaaaaaagcttctattttattttgttattgttatatctttattttttatatgttatattaaattaatattgttcATGAATCAAAAGCTTTGTTTCTATAGCATATTTCTTATATAAAGGATAACTAAATGTGCAAGGTAAGTGCATTAACAATTGCTTAACTGTAGTCACAGAATTAGTAAAACCGCACATCCAAACAACCAAggttgtgtgtgtctctgatgtttcaagataatgaaaaaaaaacctttaagatTCAAGtaaataaattcattaaaatattatcTATGATGATGATATAGGCAAGTGGTCTAAGGAAgtgttaaaaaactaaattatgtGGCATGCTGAGCCAAGAAGGCTCTTATTCTGTGGAGAAGTTCTTTCTTCACGCTGTCTGGCACCAAAgctgcaagagagagagagacacccaCGATTATTCTTTCACAAAGTTAAAGTGGTGCTGTAGAACTTGAGTCTATGCTCACACCCACATCCATTACTGAAACATAACATCTCTTgcctagggttgcaaaattctctCAAAGTTTAAACTGGGATTTATgggagtaatatttaactcaacattcatgtttttgttgttcaatgaaagaactgattgttcaataaaataattaaaacgtTAATtaaaagttctacttacaaataaatcacttgaaatgtcattttttaaaattgtattattttgcatggatgtcttcttatgacaaaacaaaatgttttatatttatgtttggatattACGGTTCGTTGAAATGACCCCCAATTTCAAGTTAATTCTCATAAATTCCCATCAATTTCCATGGAAAATTTCcgatttggaatatttccaaaattcacaagcttaacttcccagggaaagtttctggaaaatTACAGAACATTTTCCACTCCTTTGCAAGCCTACTTGTGACTCCAACACTTTCCTACTGAGGCTACTGTCATTGAAATCTCTGTGTCCTCTATAATGGATGCAACATGATTGCTGTTTTTGAGGGAATGACACTAAAGCCTAAGTTTTCTGTTTCAAATCAACCGTAGACTAAAGAATGCAATGAGAGTATATAACTATGATGCATTTTACAATGCTGTCTTCTCGGTTGATGTGAAGTCTTTTAAGATAGGTTTTGTGTGGGATGCAGGAAAAATTGGAAAAGCACAGCCacaacaactgaaaaaaaattaaacacaggCAGTTTTATCATATCGTTACGCCCTCAGTTCTTCCTAATAATCAAGTTAAGATACCTCTTCCTTTAGGAGTGATCTCTACCACCAGGTCCTCAACAGTGACATGCTCCAGGCCTTTTTCTTTGATTAcgtctggaaaaaaatatgacagttcaaaaaaaatgtctacatTTCTTTCTGTAGAGCTGCTGAGATGCTTTAATGGCAATACAAAGTGAGAACATACATATCTGTTATGttattcattatttcatttcaaattaatttcaatttcaattttgtaCACGGGGGAGAACAGTGTAATTAgttattatttaatgtcttaatataCGTGACAATTATGTAGACGATGGCAATTGCAGCCAATTAGTGCCTATTAACGCTTGTGTTCTAACAACAACGCTGCCATTTTTACCTTTGCAGTGAGCTTTCATCTGGTCCTTCCATCCACACTCAGTGAGCTTCACCCTCAGTAACTCCTTCAGTCTGTCAataacatgcaaacacattcaAATGTAGAGCAGGCATGTTTGTTACTGATAAATTAAGTTTTTAACAACAGCTGAAAACTCTCATTTTGATGACAACATTGGTAATTTTGACCCTGATGTGCTATTCTCCCTGTTATGTTTACATTATTACTGTGTATTTTTCAGATCATGCAAAATGATGCCTCTCTGTATTCCAGAAAAAtcaatatgtaattttatagtattttataGAGCAGCAATCTTCTTCAAAGCTTGAGGAGCCACTTCAGTTAAGCATTAATGATATATGTAAAATTTTACTGCCTTACAGCAGCTGCAAGGCTGTAAGGCTCCTATGTTGACAATATCAAGCCATGCATGTACCTTGACACATAGA contains:
- the eny2 gene encoding transcription and mRNA export factor ENY2 — protein: MSKESRMRATVNQKLTEMGERERLKELLRVKLTECGWKDQMKAHCKDVIKEKGLEHVTVEDLVVEITPKGRALVPDSVKKELLHRIRAFLAQHAT